One stretch of Amycolatopsis tolypomycina DNA includes these proteins:
- a CDS encoding 8-amino-7-oxononanoate synthase: protein MTTPPTPPPDEVFDWLDAEAEKRANAGLVRQLRPRPAQADELDLAGNDYLGLARDKRVAGAAAAAALRWGAGATGSRLVTGSTELHTELELELARFCGAQAALVFSSGFAANLGAVTALSGSESAIVTDKYIHASLIEGCRLSRADVAAVAHSTPSAIKHALSTRRKPRALVVTDSVFSVDGDLAPLGELAGICREHGAALLVDDAHGFGVLGEGGRGAVHAAGLSGAPDVVTTLTLSKSLGAQGGAVVGPRRVIKHLVDTARSFIFDTALAPASAAAALAALHALKDEPGLAEKVIENAGNLAMSLKAAGLKASVPDAAVISVQAPSAETAVAWAAACAEQGIRVGCFRPPSVPDGISRLRLTARADLTEADVDRAVKVITATAPRGALA from the coding sequence GTGACTACGCCGCCGACGCCCCCGCCCGACGAGGTTTTCGACTGGCTCGACGCCGAGGCGGAGAAGCGGGCGAACGCCGGACTCGTGCGGCAGCTGCGGCCGCGTCCCGCGCAGGCCGACGAACTGGACCTGGCCGGCAACGACTACCTCGGGCTGGCCCGCGACAAGCGCGTCGCCGGGGCCGCCGCGGCCGCCGCGCTGCGCTGGGGCGCCGGGGCGACCGGGTCCCGGCTGGTCACCGGATCGACCGAGCTGCACACCGAGCTGGAACTGGAGCTCGCCCGGTTCTGCGGCGCGCAGGCGGCGCTCGTGTTCTCCTCCGGGTTCGCCGCGAACCTCGGCGCCGTGACGGCATTGTCCGGCTCCGAGTCCGCGATCGTCACCGACAAGTACATCCACGCGTCCCTGATCGAGGGCTGCCGGCTGTCGCGGGCCGACGTCGCCGCGGTGGCGCACTCGACGCCGTCGGCGATCAAGCACGCGCTCTCGACCCGGCGCAAGCCGCGGGCGCTGGTGGTGACCGATTCGGTGTTCTCGGTCGACGGTGACCTGGCCCCGCTCGGCGAGCTCGCCGGGATCTGCCGTGAGCACGGCGCGGCGCTGCTCGTGGACGACGCCCACGGCTTCGGCGTCCTGGGCGAGGGTGGCCGCGGGGCGGTCCACGCGGCCGGGCTGTCGGGCGCGCCCGACGTCGTCACGACGTTGACGCTGTCGAAGTCCCTCGGCGCCCAGGGCGGCGCGGTGGTGGGGCCGCGGCGGGTGATCAAGCACCTCGTGGACACGGCGCGGAGCTTCATCTTCGACACCGCGTTGGCGCCCGCGAGCGCGGCGGCCGCGTTGGCGGCGTTGCACGCGCTGAAGGACGAGCCGGGGCTGGCGGAGAAGGTGATCGAGAACGCGGGCAACCTGGCGATGTCGCTGAAGGCGGCCGGGCTGAAGGCGAGCGTGCCGGACGCCGCGGTGATCTCGGTTCAGGCGCCGTCCGCGGAGACGGCCGTGGCGTGGGCCGCGGCGTGTGCGGAACAGGGCATCCGCGTCGGGTGCTTCCGCCCGCCGTCGGTGCCGGACGGCATCTCGCGGCTGCGGCTGACGGCACGGGCCGACCTGACGGAAGCCGATGTGGACCGCGCGGTGAAGGTGATCACCGCGACGGCGCCGCGGGGCGCCCTCGCGTGA
- a CDS encoding RIO1 family regulatory kinase/ATPase encodes MRQHDFEDFDLFDEQPTRRRKSPRRGRFDEPEPTRSGRLTEAERVRLAKLRDDAYTENQLPDGADRWSTWDDAEHGPSPRPDWVVTELAAVDTDLGVLKTGKEADVHLLRRGLPGTPGTLLAAKRYRSDEHKLFHRDAGYLEGRRMRRSREMRAMAQRSAFGRNLIAEQWAVAEFAALSRLWTLGAPVPYPVQREGTELLLEFLGDDDGTAAPRLAQLRPDPDELKDLWFQATAALELLAAEGLAHGDLSAYNLLVHRGRLMVIDLPQVVDVVANPGGAEFLARDVRNLAGWFHGRGLGEHVTNTGELLAELVSAAGLG; translated from the coding sequence GTGCGCCAGCACGACTTCGAAGATTTCGACCTGTTCGACGAGCAGCCAACCCGCCGCCGGAAGAGCCCGCGGCGCGGCCGGTTCGACGAACCCGAACCCACCCGCAGCGGACGGCTGACCGAGGCCGAACGCGTCCGCCTCGCGAAGCTGCGCGACGACGCCTACACCGAAAACCAGTTACCCGATGGTGCCGACCGTTGGTCCACCTGGGATGACGCCGAACACGGTCCGTCACCGCGGCCGGACTGGGTCGTCACCGAACTCGCCGCGGTCGACACCGACCTCGGCGTTCTCAAGACCGGCAAGGAGGCCGACGTCCACCTCCTGCGGCGGGGACTGCCCGGCACGCCGGGCACGCTGCTTGCCGCGAAGCGCTACCGCAGTGACGAACACAAGCTGTTCCACCGCGACGCGGGCTACCTCGAAGGACGGCGGATGCGCCGTTCCCGCGAGATGCGGGCGATGGCGCAGCGCAGCGCGTTCGGCCGCAACCTCATCGCCGAGCAGTGGGCGGTCGCCGAGTTCGCCGCGCTGAGTCGCCTGTGGACGCTCGGCGCGCCGGTGCCCTACCCGGTGCAGCGCGAGGGAACGGAACTGCTGCTCGAGTTCCTCGGCGACGACGACGGCACCGCGGCACCCCGGCTGGCCCAGCTCCGCCCGGACCCGGACGAGCTGAAGGACCTGTGGTTCCAGGCCACCGCGGCGCTCGAGCTGCTCGCCGCCGAGGGGCTCGCGCACGGCGACCTCTCGGCGTACAACCTGCTCGTGCACCGGGGCAGGCTGATGGTGATCGACCTGCCCCAGGTCGTCGACGTCGTCGCCAACCCCGGCGGCGCCGAGTTCCTGGCGCGGGACGTGCGCAACCTGGCCGGCTGGTTCCACGGCCGCGGCCTCGGCGAGCACGTCACGAACACCGGAGAACTGCTGGCGGAGCTGGTTTCCGCGGCCGGGTTGGGCTGA
- a CDS encoding S1 family serine peptidase, which produces MSVKSRRSLLFASGALLAVAAIAVPVVVGTAAADSGAAGSGTQARIVGGERASLSDHPYAVYLTDAGGNQFCGAVIVSSTSVATAAHCAKAVAKQDIRVVAGREDKRTAEGQALGVSKVWVAPGYTDPTQGGDIAVLTVRGQFDYRPAKLPDANDARLYDKGTQATVLGWGRIADGGPRSDYLRSAQVPVVSDSECRADYNVYDQRTMVCAGYAEGGVDACQGDSGGPLVVGDTLIGIVSFGDGCAKANRPGVYTRVSEYADEVEAQARPRLLG; this is translated from the coding sequence ATGTCCGTGAAGTCCCGCCGTTCCCTGCTGTTCGCAAGCGGCGCGCTCCTCGCGGTCGCCGCGATCGCCGTCCCGGTCGTGGTGGGCACGGCGGCGGCCGATTCCGGCGCGGCAGGCTCCGGCACCCAGGCGCGGATCGTCGGCGGCGAACGGGCTTCCCTGTCCGACCACCCGTACGCGGTGTACCTGACCGACGCGGGCGGCAACCAGTTCTGCGGCGCGGTGATCGTCAGCTCCACGTCGGTCGCCACGGCCGCGCACTGCGCCAAGGCGGTGGCGAAGCAGGACATCCGGGTGGTGGCCGGCCGCGAGGACAAGCGCACTGCCGAAGGCCAGGCCCTCGGTGTCTCGAAGGTCTGGGTCGCCCCGGGCTACACCGACCCGACGCAGGGCGGCGACATCGCCGTGCTCACCGTCCGCGGCCAGTTCGACTACCGGCCCGCGAAGCTGCCCGACGCCAACGACGCGCGGCTGTACGACAAGGGCACCCAGGCGACCGTGCTCGGCTGGGGCCGCATCGCCGACGGCGGCCCCCGCTCCGACTACCTGCGCAGCGCCCAGGTCCCGGTGGTCTCGGACAGCGAATGCCGCGCCGACTACAACGTCTACGACCAGCGGACCATGGTGTGCGCGGGCTACGCCGAAGGCGGCGTCGACGCCTGCCAGGGCGACTCCGGCGGCCCGCTCGTGGTCGGCGACACGCTGATCGGCATCGTCTCCTTCGGCGACGGCTGCGCGAAGGCGAACCGGCCCGGCGTCTACACGCGCGTCTCGGAGTACGCCGACGAGGTCGAGGCCCAGGCCAGGCCCCGCCTCCTCGGCTGA
- a CDS encoding phytoene desaturase family protein → MDSYDVVIVGGGHNGLVAAAYLAQAGRSVLVLERREETGGAAVSFRAFEGVDVRLSRYSYLVSLLPKKIVADLGLDVELRRRRMSSYTPSGGSGLLVDTGDDGRTSASFRAVTGSTSDFSAWQRFYELTERVAGRAFGTLTEPLLSEVDFRERVGDAEAWSLLFERPIGETLTSWFGHDTVRGVVLTDALIGTFAPADSADLRQNRCLLYHVIGNGTGDWDVPVGGMGAVTRSLAAVATAAGARLETGTEVLAIDPDGEVRCRRADTEFAVRGGHVLANVAPATLARLLGEDPAERPEGAQLKVNMVLTRLPRLRDPDVDPADAFGGTFHVNESYTQLDTAYREAAAGRIPSLPPCEIYCHSLTDPSILGPAERAAGTHTLTLFGLHMPARLFEGRNEEAREAALRATLASLNSVLAEPIEDCLRTTPDGKPCVEAKTPLDLEAELGLPAGHIFHRDLSWPFAEDPARAGSWGVETPHERILLCGAGAARGGGVSGIPGHNAAMAVLGVRPG, encoded by the coding sequence ATGGACAGCTACGACGTGGTGATCGTCGGCGGCGGGCACAACGGCCTGGTGGCGGCCGCGTACCTGGCGCAGGCGGGCCGGTCGGTGCTCGTGCTCGAACGACGGGAAGAGACCGGTGGCGCCGCCGTCTCGTTCCGCGCGTTCGAGGGCGTGGACGTCCGGCTTTCTCGCTACTCGTACCTGGTCAGCCTGCTGCCGAAGAAGATCGTGGCCGATCTCGGCCTCGACGTGGAGCTGCGACGGCGCCGGATGTCGTCCTACACCCCGTCGGGCGGTTCCGGTCTCCTGGTCGACACGGGCGACGACGGCCGGACGTCGGCGTCGTTCCGTGCGGTCACCGGGTCCACTTCGGACTTCTCGGCCTGGCAGCGGTTCTACGAGCTGACCGAGCGCGTCGCCGGGCGCGCGTTCGGGACGCTCACCGAGCCGCTCCTGTCCGAAGTGGACTTCCGCGAGCGTGTCGGCGACGCCGAGGCGTGGTCCCTGCTGTTCGAACGGCCGATCGGCGAAACGCTCACGTCGTGGTTCGGCCACGACACGGTGCGCGGCGTGGTGCTCACCGACGCGCTGATCGGCACGTTCGCCCCGGCGGACAGTGCGGACCTGCGGCAGAACCGTTGCCTGCTCTACCACGTCATCGGCAACGGCACCGGCGACTGGGACGTCCCGGTCGGCGGCATGGGCGCGGTCACCCGTTCGCTCGCGGCGGTGGCGACCGCGGCGGGCGCGCGCCTGGAGACCGGTACCGAGGTGCTCGCGATCGACCCGGACGGCGAGGTGCGGTGTCGGCGCGCCGACACCGAGTTCGCCGTCCGGGGCGGGCACGTCCTGGCGAACGTCGCGCCGGCGACGCTCGCGCGCCTGCTGGGCGAAGATCCGGCCGAACGCCCGGAAGGCGCACAACTGAAGGTGAACATGGTCCTCACGCGGCTGCCGAGGCTGCGTGACCCGGACGTCGATCCGGCCGACGCGTTCGGGGGCACCTTCCACGTCAACGAGAGCTACACGCAGCTCGACACGGCGTACCGCGAGGCGGCGGCGGGGCGGATCCCCTCGCTGCCGCCCTGCGAGATCTACTGCCATTCGTTGACGGATCCGTCGATCCTCGGCCCGGCCGAACGCGCGGCCGGCACGCACACGCTCACCCTGTTCGGCCTGCACATGCCGGCACGCCTCTTCGAGGGGCGCAACGAAGAGGCACGCGAAGCGGCGTTGCGCGCGACGCTCGCTTCGCTGAACAGCGTGCTGGCCGAGCCGATCGAGGACTGCCTGCGCACCACGCCGGACGGAAAACCCTGTGTGGAAGCCAAAACCCCGCTGGACCTGGAAGCCGAGCTGGGTCTGCCGGCGGGGCACATCTTCCACCGGGACCTGTCCTGGCCGTTCGCCGAGGACCCGGCCCGGGCCGGGTCCTGGGGCGTGGAAACACCGCACGAGCGCATCCTGCTCTGTGGTGCGGGAGCCGCGAGAGGAGGTGGTGTCAGCGGCATCCCGGGCCACAACGCGGCGATGGCGGTGCTGGGTGTCCGGCCGGGCTGA
- a CDS encoding M15 family metallopeptidase, with protein sequence MRRRATAAWWAALALALAACSAEPPPPVPSAPRSTPTSAPTSTTIAAGTTTAPPPSPSALAVTWQVGARPLPRRPDGFGEIEPTPPELVNRALPTKDVLPPPAGGRYASTNTAVPADVLARSTWQPACPVKPGDLRYLTMSFWGFDGRAHTGEMLVNARGAAAITQVFGQLFAAHFPLEEMRVTSAGELTAPPTGDGNSTSAFVCRPARGQTTWSAHAFGLAVDVNPFCNPYTQGDLVLPELASAYVDRARKRPGMVLAGDATVRAFAAIGWSWGGNWRGPVDRMHFTATGH encoded by the coding sequence ATGCGACGGAGAGCGACGGCGGCGTGGTGGGCGGCCCTCGCTCTCGCGCTGGCGGCGTGCTCGGCGGAGCCGCCCCCGCCCGTGCCGTCGGCCCCGAGGTCGACGCCGACGTCAGCCCCGACATCGACAACGATCGCGGCAGGCACCACGACCGCGCCGCCACCGTCGCCGAGCGCCCTCGCCGTCACCTGGCAGGTGGGTGCCCGGCCGCTCCCCCGCCGTCCCGACGGCTTCGGCGAGATCGAGCCGACACCACCCGAACTGGTGAATCGGGCACTTCCGACAAAAGACGTCCTCCCGCCGCCTGCGGGCGGGCGGTACGCTTCGACAAACACCGCAGTGCCCGCCGACGTCCTCGCGCGCAGTACCTGGCAGCCCGCCTGTCCGGTGAAACCCGGCGACCTCCGCTACCTGACGATGTCCTTCTGGGGCTTCGACGGCCGCGCGCACACCGGCGAAATGCTGGTGAACGCCCGTGGCGCGGCCGCGATCACGCAGGTCTTCGGACAGCTCTTCGCCGCGCATTTCCCGCTCGAGGAAATGCGCGTGACCAGCGCTGGCGAGCTCACCGCTCCACCGACCGGCGACGGCAACTCGACCAGCGCGTTCGTCTGCCGCCCGGCGCGCGGGCAGACGACCTGGTCGGCGCACGCCTTCGGGCTCGCCGTCGACGTCAACCCGTTCTGCAACCCCTACACCCAGGGCGACCTCGTGCTGCCCGAGCTGGCCTCGGCGTACGTCGACCGCGCGCGCAAGCGGCCCGGCATGGTCCTGGCCGGTGACGCCACCGTGCGCGCGTTCGCGGCGATCGGGTGGAGCTGGGGCGGGAACTGGCGCGGCCCGGTCGACCGGATGCACTTCACCGCGACCGGCCACTGA
- a CDS encoding MBL fold metallo-hydrolase: MTELTDPAVRVSGAREIAPDLLVIPNDHVDLVPNIGVVGGTEAVLVVDTGIGTANAMQVLAFAREVAKGRRLYLTTTHFHPEHAFGAQVFAGEATYLVNRAQAADLATKGPGYLEMFRGLGETIARRLDGVRLPAPDVVYDGSRDLDLGGRTVRLRPTGRGHTAGDQVVEVPDAGVLFTGDLAETGQFAIFPWFPPHDTDVSGVGWLAVLDRLVATGPRVVVPGHGTVGGGAVLTDVRDYLRELRDETWRRRDSAMGVDEVAAEVRALLVERHPEWAGREWIEPGVACLCAEHG, translated from the coding sequence ATGACCGAGCTGACCGATCCTGCCGTGCGCGTCTCCGGCGCCCGGGAGATCGCCCCCGACCTGCTGGTGATCCCGAACGACCACGTCGACCTGGTGCCCAACATCGGTGTCGTCGGCGGCACCGAGGCCGTCCTGGTCGTCGACACGGGTATCGGCACCGCCAACGCGATGCAGGTACTTGCCTTCGCCCGCGAAGTGGCGAAGGGCCGCCGGCTGTACCTGACCACGACGCACTTCCACCCCGAGCACGCCTTCGGCGCGCAGGTGTTCGCCGGCGAGGCCACCTACCTCGTCAACCGGGCGCAGGCGGCGGACCTCGCCACCAAGGGCCCGGGCTACCTGGAGATGTTCCGCGGCCTGGGCGAAACGATTGCCCGCCGGCTCGACGGCGTCCGCCTGCCGGCACCCGACGTCGTCTACGACGGCTCGCGGGACCTCGACCTGGGTGGCCGGACCGTCCGGCTGCGGCCCACCGGCCGGGGGCACACCGCCGGTGACCAGGTCGTCGAGGTGCCGGACGCCGGCGTGCTGTTCACCGGCGACCTGGCCGAGACCGGGCAGTTCGCCATCTTCCCGTGGTTCCCGCCGCACGACACGGACGTTTCGGGTGTGGGCTGGCTCGCGGTGCTGGACCGGCTGGTGGCGACCGGACCGCGGGTGGTCGTCCCCGGGCACGGAACGGTCGGCGGCGGGGCGGTGCTCACCGACGTCCGCGACTACCTGCGGGAACTGCGTGACGAGACCTGGCGACGGCGTGACTCGGCGATGGGCGTGGACGAGGTCGCCGCCGAGGTCCGGGCGCTGCTCGTCGAGCGCCACCCGGAATGGGCCGGCCGGGAATGGATCGAACCGGGCGTCGCGTGCCTGTGCGCGGAGCACGGCTGA
- a CDS encoding mycothione reductase, which yields MPHYDLVIVGTGSGNSILGPGFAGKKTAIVEKGTFGGTCLNVGCIPTKMFVYAADVAYTPSHSSKYGVDEELKGVRWRDIRDRIFGRIDPIAEGGAEYRRSHEDNANVDVYEGSGRFTGHKELRVSFADGRPDEVLTADRFVLAAGGRPVIPEIPGLDTVDYHTSDTVMRLDELPERIVILGGGYIAAEFAHVFASFGVQVTLVNRSGRLLRSEDEDVSARFTELAAERFDVRLDRKTVRARRTEGGVALDLEGPQGAETVEGDVLLIATGRKPNSDLLDVAATGVTTMDSGHVVVDDYQQTAVDGIYALGDLSSPHELKHVANHEARVVQHNLLHPDERITADHRFVPHAVFTHPQVASVGLTEQKARELGVSYVVSKQDYAGIAYGWAMEDTTGFAKLLADPATGQLLGAHIIGPQASSVIQPLIQAMSFGLDARSMARGQYWIHPAMPELIENALLNLPLD from the coding sequence GTGCCCCACTACGACCTGGTGATCGTCGGGACGGGATCGGGGAACTCGATCCTCGGCCCGGGCTTCGCCGGCAAGAAGACGGCGATCGTCGAGAAGGGCACCTTCGGCGGCACCTGCCTCAACGTGGGCTGCATCCCGACGAAGATGTTCGTGTACGCCGCTGACGTCGCGTACACGCCTTCGCACAGCTCGAAGTACGGCGTCGACGAAGAGCTGAAGGGCGTGCGCTGGCGCGACATCCGCGACCGCATCTTCGGCCGGATCGACCCGATCGCCGAGGGCGGCGCGGAGTACCGGCGCAGCCACGAGGACAACGCGAACGTCGACGTCTACGAGGGCAGCGGCCGCTTCACCGGGCACAAGGAGCTGCGCGTCAGTTTCGCCGACGGGCGCCCCGACGAGGTGCTGACCGCCGACAGGTTCGTGCTCGCGGCGGGTGGGCGACCGGTCATCCCCGAGATCCCTGGCCTGGACACCGTCGATTACCACACCTCCGACACGGTGATGCGCCTCGACGAGTTGCCCGAGCGCATCGTCATCCTGGGCGGCGGGTACATCGCGGCCGAGTTCGCGCACGTCTTCGCGTCGTTCGGCGTGCAGGTCACGCTGGTCAACCGCTCCGGGCGGCTGCTGCGCTCGGAGGACGAGGACGTCAGCGCCCGCTTCACCGAGCTGGCCGCCGAGCGGTTCGACGTCCGCCTCGACCGCAAGACCGTGCGGGCGCGCAGGACCGAGGGCGGCGTCGCGCTGGACCTCGAGGGCCCGCAGGGCGCCGAGACCGTCGAGGGCGACGTGCTGCTCATCGCCACCGGCCGCAAGCCGAACTCCGACCTCCTCGACGTCGCCGCCACCGGCGTGACCACAATGGACAGTGGGCACGTCGTGGTCGACGACTACCAGCAGACCGCGGTGGACGGCATCTACGCCCTCGGCGACCTGTCTTCGCCGCACGAGCTCAAGCACGTCGCGAACCACGAAGCCCGCGTGGTGCAGCACAACCTGCTGCACCCGGACGAGCGGATCACCGCCGACCACCGGTTCGTGCCGCACGCGGTCTTCACCCACCCGCAGGTGGCCTCGGTCGGGCTCACCGAGCAGAAGGCCCGCGAGCTCGGCGTGTCCTATGTGGTCTCGAAGCAGGACTACGCCGGGATCGCCTACGGCTGGGCGATGGAGGACACCACGGGCTTCGCGAAGCTCCTGGCCGACCCGGCGACCGGGCAGCTGCTCGGCGCGCACATCATCGGCCCGCAGGCGTCGTCGGTGATCCAGCCGCTCATCCAGGCGATGAGCTTCGGCCTCGACGCGCGGAGCATGGCGCGCGGCCAGTACTGGATCCACCCGGCGATGCCGGAGCTGATCGAGAACGCCCTCCTGAACCTGCCGTTGGACTGA
- a CDS encoding GNAT family N-acetyltransferase: protein MPTLHDATGPELTAAQLHDILRLRVDVFVVEQKAAYPELDGRDLLPDTRHLWFEEADAVLAYLRVLLDPGGIRRIGRVVTAAPARGAGLAARLMEAALTVPGEYVLDAQTYVQGFYARYGFVAEGAEYMDDDGIPHIRMRRRP, encoded by the coding sequence ATGCCGACCCTGCACGACGCCACCGGTCCCGAGCTGACCGCCGCCCAGCTGCACGACATCCTCCGCCTGCGCGTCGACGTGTTCGTCGTGGAGCAGAAGGCCGCGTACCCGGAGCTCGACGGCCGTGACCTGCTCCCGGACACCCGCCACCTGTGGTTCGAGGAAGCCGACGCGGTGCTGGCGTACCTGCGCGTGCTGCTCGATCCGGGCGGGATCCGCCGCATCGGCCGCGTGGTGACGGCCGCCCCCGCCCGCGGAGCCGGCCTGGCGGCCCGGTTGATGGAGGCGGCCCTGACGGTCCCGGGCGAGTACGTTCTCGACGCCCAGACCTACGTCCAGGGCTTCTACGCCCGCTACGGTTTCGTCGCGGAAGGCGCGGAGTACATGGACGACGACGGAATCCCGCACATCAGGATGCGCCGCCGCCCGTGA
- a CDS encoding CGNR zinc finger domain-containing protein produces the protein MRAEFPEFRLGSVLATSFTATLTERQGDSVERIPTPERLVDWLAVSGLAVDSCTPAQHDLARELRESIHAVATAAAAGDPLPAAAVRVVNDRSGRGRAAAVLTPEGKRQWRIGGVEDALGVIAADAIEIVAGERDGKLALCASPTCRAAFFDTSQSRSRRWCEMNTCGNRQKKARFNAKKA, from the coding sequence ATGCGTGCTGAGTTTCCCGAATTCCGCCTCGGTAGCGTGCTGGCGACCAGCTTCACGGCGACGCTGACGGAGCGTCAGGGCGACTCGGTGGAGCGCATCCCCACGCCGGAGCGGCTCGTCGACTGGCTGGCGGTGAGCGGTCTCGCCGTGGACTCCTGCACTCCCGCGCAGCACGACCTCGCCCGGGAGCTGCGGGAGTCGATCCACGCCGTCGCGACGGCGGCCGCGGCCGGCGACCCGCTCCCGGCGGCCGCGGTGCGGGTCGTCAACGACCGGAGCGGCCGGGGCCGGGCCGCGGCCGTCCTGACGCCCGAGGGCAAGCGGCAATGGCGGATCGGCGGCGTGGAAGATGCCCTCGGCGTGATCGCCGCCGACGCGATCGAGATCGTCGCCGGCGAACGCGACGGGAAGCTGGCCTTGTGCGCCTCGCCGACCTGCCGGGCCGCGTTCTTCGACACGAGCCAGAGCCGCAGCCGCCGGTGGTGCGAAATGAACACGTGCGGCAACCGCCAGAAGAAGGCGCGGTTCAACGCCAAAAAAGCCTGA
- a CDS encoding DEAD/DEAH box helicase codes for MTVTFNSGHSSTSARAGRPDHKPRQRPAGGDMLRDDAVETVATKTFAQLGLPEPLLRALAEAGINQPFPIQSATIPDALAGRDVLGRAQTGSGKTLAFGLAMLARLDGGKARPKRPRALILVPTRELAMQVADSLTPLAKSLGLWCRTAVGGMAFARQADALSRGVDLLIATPGRLSDHVRQGTAHLGDCNFIALDEADQMADMGFMPQVREILDLTPPGGQRLLFSATLDGDVNRLVKQYLTDPVTHSVAPSTASVTTMDHHVLQVSHQDKQDVITQIGARDGRTIMFVRTKHHVDRLTERLREQGVHAAALHGGKTQGQRNRVLADFKDGLTPVLVATDVAARGIHVDDISLVLHVDPAADHKDYLHRAGRTARAGASGVVVTLATHDQRRMVRRLTDRAGVRAESTTVRPGDAELSRITGAQEPSGEPVVERRRENPRRGGGFRGDRGFGGGRGGERGGSHRGSHGDRDRGGERGGDRGGYRGGDREGRPGGFGGRARQPRSGNGGGYGRPSRGPRRGYDS; via the coding sequence GTGACAGTCACGTTCAACTCCGGCCACTCCTCGACGTCCGCCCGCGCGGGCCGTCCCGACCACAAGCCGCGCCAGCGGCCTGCGGGCGGCGACATGCTGCGCGACGACGCCGTCGAGACCGTGGCCACCAAGACCTTCGCCCAGCTGGGCCTGCCGGAGCCGCTGCTCCGCGCGCTGGCCGAGGCGGGCATCAACCAGCCCTTCCCGATCCAGTCCGCGACCATCCCGGACGCGCTGGCCGGCCGCGACGTGCTGGGCCGCGCCCAGACCGGCTCCGGCAAGACCCTCGCCTTCGGCCTGGCCATGCTGGCCCGGCTCGACGGCGGCAAGGCCCGCCCGAAGCGCCCCCGCGCGCTGATCCTGGTCCCGACCCGCGAGCTGGCCATGCAGGTCGCCGACTCGCTGACCCCGCTGGCCAAGTCGCTCGGCCTGTGGTGCCGCACGGCCGTCGGCGGCATGGCCTTCGCCCGCCAGGCGGACGCCCTGTCCCGCGGCGTCGACCTGCTGATCGCCACGCCGGGCCGGCTGTCGGACCACGTCCGACAGGGCACCGCGCACCTGGGCGACTGCAACTTCATCGCCCTCGACGAGGCCGACCAGATGGCGGACATGGGCTTCATGCCGCAGGTCCGCGAGATCCTCGACCTGACCCCGCCGGGCGGGCAGCGGCTGCTGTTCTCCGCGACCCTCGACGGTGACGTCAACCGCCTGGTCAAGCAGTACCTGACCGACCCGGTCACGCACTCGGTCGCGCCGTCGACCGCGAGCGTCACGACCATGGACCACCACGTGCTCCAGGTCTCGCACCAGGACAAGCAGGACGTCATCACGCAGATCGGCGCCCGCGATGGCCGCACGATCATGTTCGTGCGCACCAAGCACCACGTCGACCGGCTCACCGAGCGGCTGCGCGAGCAGGGTGTGCACGCGGCGGCGCTGCACGGCGGCAAGACCCAGGGGCAGCGCAACCGCGTCCTCGCCGACTTCAAGGACGGCCTCACCCCGGTGCTGGTCGCCACGGACGTCGCCGCGCGCGGCATCCACGTCGACGACATTTCCCTGGTGCTGCACGTCGACCCGGCGGCCGACCACAAGGACTACCTGCACCGCGCCGGCCGCACCGCGCGCGCCGGGGCGTCGGGTGTCGTCGTCACGCTGGCGACGCACGACCAGCGCCGGATGGTCCGCCGGCTGACCGACCGCGCCGGTGTGCGTGCGGAGTCGACGACGGTCCGCCCGGGCGACGCCGAGCTGTCCCGCATCACCGGTGCCCAGGAGCCCAGCGGCGAGCCGGTCGTCGAGCGGCGGCGCGAGAACCCGCGTCGCGGCGGCGGCTTCCGCGGTGACCGCGGCTTCGGCGGCGGCCGGGGTGGCGAGCGCGGCGGTTCCCACCGCGGCAGCCACGGCGACCGTGACCGCGGCGGCGAGCGTGGCGGCGACCGCGGTGGTTACCGCGGCGGCGACCGCGAAGGCCGTCCCGGCGGCTTCGGCGGCCGCGCCCGTCAGCCCCGCTCGGGCAACGGCGGTGGCTACGGCCGCCCGAGCCGTGGCCCGCGTCGCGGCTACGACAGCTGA